In the genome of Coregonus clupeaformis isolate EN_2021a chromosome 11, ASM2061545v1, whole genome shotgun sequence, one region contains:
- the LOC121553424 gene encoding hydroxycarboxylic acid receptor 2-like, with product MEEDLLNDNCTAESLPLYRFYASVMILEFTLALPLNLSVLYLFIFKLKFWKSNSNNLFLFNLVLADLLLLGCLPVNAYNFLHGERQSTDGKICKAMLFMLFLNRGASIAFLAVISLDRYFNVVHPGKKNVVLKKSLHISVIIWLLLLPLTIPTMLKTGCCSSQGDVTDTLREVVFFTQILIPFFVLVYCTVRIVNRLKKKTVGDRTKLRRAVFLVTSVMLVFSFCFLPCTIARIVLLIVRAMDLENAENIAVQVYDGLIVFSHMDCLVDPIVYCLSSTKFKNLYLTIYCPCLRKDTETAESTNPTRNNLSLKRNKNSQ from the coding sequence ATGGAAGAGGATCTTCTGAACGATAACTGCACAGCAGAAAGTCTGCCCCTGTACAGATTTTACGCCTCTGTGATGATTTTGGAATTCACCCTGGCTCTTCCGCTCAACCTCTCGGTACTTTATCTCTTTATCTTCAAGCTGAAGTTCTGGAAATCGAACTCCAACAACCTTTTCCTGTTCAATCTCGTCTTGGCTGACCTTCTTCTGCTAGGCTGTTTGCCAGTGAACGCGTACAATTTTCTTCACGGAGAGCGGCAGAGTACGGATGGGAAGATCTGCAAAGCCATGCTCTTCATGCTGTTTCTGAACCGAGGTGCCAGTATTGCCTTCCTGGCTGTGATTTCACTCGATCGCTACTTTAACGTGGTTCATCCTGGGAAAAAGAACGTAGTCCTCAAAAAGTCCCTTCATATCTCTGTCATCATCTGGCTACTACTTCTGCCCCTGACTATCCCCACCATGCTGAAGACCGGCTGCTGTAGCAGTCAGGGGGACGTCACTGACACTCTgagagaggttgtgtttttcacCCAGATTCTCATCCCTTTCTTTGTGTTGGTCTACTGCACGGTCCGCATTGTCAACAGACTGAAAAAGAAGACCGTAGGGGATAGGACTAAACTGCGCCGAGCAGTGTTTCTGGTCACCTCTGTCATGCTGGTCTTCTCTTTTTGTTTCCTGCCTTGCACCATAGCTAGAATTGTTCTGTTGATTGTCAGAGCCATGGATTTAGAGAATGCTGAGAATATAGCTGTTCAGGTCTATGATGGTCTCATCGTTTTTTCCCACATGGATTGTCTAGTGGACCCAATTGTGTACTGCTTAAGCAGCACTAAGTTCAAAAACCTGTATCTGACAATTTATTGCCCATGTCTGAgaaaagacacagaaacagctgaAAGCACAAACCCGACACGAAACAACTTAAGTCTAAAGCGCAACAAAAATTCACAATAG